The following are from one region of the Stigmatella ashevillena genome:
- a CDS encoding ketopantoate reductase family protein — protein MSARPRVLLVGAGAVGQVFGKFLKAAGCELSFLVKEQHVASTRAGFTLQKLSRFSHPPAVSLSGFGVLVSPQEVAQQSWDQVWLCVSSTALREGTWASELARVTGEATWVMLQPALKDRDWLLQWVPATRLVSGMIPFISFQKPLTPGEPSAPGTAFWFPPMARGMFSGPPQRLQEVLRPLREGGYPAHEAPDVVRGTAVPTALLNVFVSGLETAGWSFERFLKGPSAKAVREAAREAVQIVEGTSQKGPPALLRPLPLRLLLLGSRLAPFDVETYVRVHFTKVSAQTRLMLGEYISLGKSAGLPVQHLEALLEALSARAAPGSPR, from the coding sequence ATGAGCGCACGTCCTCGAGTCCTTCTGGTCGGAGCAGGAGCTGTCGGTCAGGTCTTCGGGAAGTTCCTGAAGGCGGCGGGTTGTGAGCTTTCCTTTCTGGTGAAGGAGCAGCACGTGGCGTCCACCCGTGCGGGCTTCACCCTCCAGAAACTCAGCCGCTTCTCGCATCCTCCGGCCGTGAGCCTCTCCGGGTTCGGTGTGCTCGTCTCGCCCCAAGAGGTGGCGCAACAGTCCTGGGACCAGGTGTGGCTCTGCGTCTCCTCCACCGCGCTGCGCGAGGGAACTTGGGCGAGCGAGCTGGCCCGTGTCACGGGAGAGGCCACCTGGGTCATGCTCCAGCCCGCACTCAAGGACAGAGATTGGCTCTTGCAGTGGGTGCCCGCCACCCGGCTCGTCAGCGGGATGATTCCCTTCATCAGCTTCCAGAAGCCCTTGACGCCAGGAGAGCCCTCAGCGCCGGGCACGGCGTTCTGGTTTCCTCCCATGGCGCGAGGAATGTTCAGCGGCCCTCCCCAGCGCCTCCAGGAGGTGCTCCGGCCGCTTCGGGAGGGGGGCTATCCCGCCCACGAAGCGCCCGATGTGGTCCGGGGCACCGCGGTCCCCACGGCCCTGCTGAACGTCTTCGTGAGCGGGCTGGAGACCGCGGGCTGGAGCTTCGAGCGGTTCTTGAAGGGGCCGTCCGCGAAGGCCGTCCGCGAGGCGGCCCGGGAAGCCGTTCAGATCGTGGAGGGGACCTCCCAGAAGGGCCCTCCGGCGCTCCTGCGGCCCCTGCCGCTCAGGCTCCTCTTGCTGGGGAGCCGTCTGGCGCCCTTCGATGTGGAGACCTACGTGCGGGTCCACTTCACCAAGGTCTCCGCGCAGACGCGGCTGATGCTGGGCGAATACATCAGCCTGGGAAAGAGCGCGGGGCTGCCCGTCCAGCACCTCGAAGCCCTTCTCGAAGCCCTCAGTGCGCGAGCAGCACCAGGGTCCCCGCG
- a CDS encoding tetratricopeptide repeat protein, producing the protein MEAWRRAVSRKPDSLEAGFNLGLALERLGRPEEAARTYEALLHWHPNEPLVRSRLAQLRDAVRHAPLKNPTNP; encoded by the coding sequence GTGGAAGCCTGGCGCCGCGCGGTGAGTCGCAAGCCGGACTCCCTGGAAGCAGGCTTCAACCTCGGCCTTGCCCTCGAACGGTTGGGACGCCCAGAAGAGGCGGCCCGCACCTATGAAGCCCTGTTGCACTGGCACCCGAACGAGCCGCTCGTGCGATCCCGGCTCGCTCAGCTGCGGGACGCAGTGCGCCATGCGCCTCTCAAGAACCCTACGAACCCGTAA
- a CDS encoding SH3 domain-containing protein: MSTRGMSGHPLKVLAILAALAAGCGSGPSSVESVELKGADENLVTRDSALTACVTSGANLQTTTDLNLRSGAGTSYGILLTMPGSAIAKEAGGGCPTSGWYKLTYSGITGWASGTYLNLATTTPPSTTRDSAIVRAQSAMGFSYWWGHGGWNEGSAKGSCSGNCPSCTHSGSYGADCSGFLAKAWVVPSSNSNMAADSHPYSTISFNSDTSQWTTISRDNLLKADALVYNTNGAGHTFLYESGDGWGSMWAYECKGCAYGCVHNLRTATTTYHAIRHY; the protein is encoded by the coding sequence ATGAGCACTCGCGGCATGAGCGGTCATCCCTTGAAGGTCCTGGCCATTCTGGCGGCCCTGGCGGCGGGCTGTGGGAGCGGCCCCTCTTCGGTGGAGAGCGTCGAGCTGAAGGGCGCGGACGAGAACCTCGTCACCCGTGACAGCGCGCTGACCGCCTGCGTCACCTCGGGGGCCAACCTCCAGACGACCACGGACCTGAACCTGCGCTCGGGCGCCGGGACGAGCTACGGCATTCTCCTGACCATGCCGGGCAGCGCCATCGCCAAGGAAGCCGGCGGCGGCTGTCCCACCAGTGGTTGGTACAAGCTGACCTACAGCGGCATCACCGGCTGGGCCTCGGGGACCTACCTCAACCTGGCGACAACCACTCCGCCCTCGACGACCCGGGACAGCGCCATCGTCCGGGCCCAGAGCGCGATGGGCTTCTCCTACTGGTGGGGCCACGGAGGCTGGAACGAGGGCTCCGCCAAGGGCTCGTGCTCCGGCAACTGCCCGAGCTGCACCCACAGCGGCTCGTACGGCGCGGACTGCTCCGGCTTCCTCGCCAAGGCCTGGGTGGTGCCCAGCAGCAACAGCAACATGGCGGCCGACTCGCACCCTTACAGCACCATCAGCTTCAACTCCGACACCAGCCAGTGGACGACCATCTCCCGGGACAACCTGCTGAAGGCGGACGCCCTCGTGTACAACACGAACGGCGCCGGCCACACCTTCCTCTACGAGTCGGGGGACGGCTGGGGCAGCATGTGGGCCTACGAGTGCAAGGGCTGCGCGTATGGCTGCGTGCACAACCTGCGGACCGCCACCACCACCTACCACGCCATCCGGCATTACTGA